The Xenopus tropicalis strain Nigerian chromosome 2, UCB_Xtro_10.0, whole genome shotgun sequence genome window below encodes:
- the LOC100490688 gene encoding THAP domain-containing protein 1, protein MPRCIVSGCTNYSSKASRSKGLKMHAFPLNLTRIKLWLKLIGQDFGNHEAFAQRIMDAKNSNPYRVCSDHFTPQCYITQGSKTVLTTDAVPTIFPNRKTPLPRMEDVNPSPPPKKPREEVLSTDTPTSMGADGMNKLCYVVGAPVPLIIVNEVFARSAVYNGAKDADTQFDRDYGVKHKRTSTNPRYYMKNVGTSTDPQEGLYWCPPKIMVDASTSTDPMD, encoded by the coding sequence ATGCCCAGATGCATCGTTAGCGGCTGCACTAATTACAGTTCCAAGGCTTCTCGCTCTAAGGGGCTGAAGATGCACGCCTTTCCCCTCAATCTGACGAGAATCAAGTTGTGGCTGAAGCTGATTGGTCAGGACTTTGGGAACCACGAGGCCTTCGCGCAGAGGATAATGGACGCCAAGAACAGTAACCCGTATCGCGTTTGCTCCGACCACTTCACGCCGCAGTGTTACATCACTCAGGGCAGTAAAACCGTTCTCACTACGGACGCCGTGCCGACCATTTTCCCAAACCGCAAAACCCCGCTGCCCCGAATGGAGGACGTTAACCCTTCTCCGCCCCCCAAAAAGCCCCGGGAGGAGGTGCTGAGCACGGACACGCCCACTAGTATGGGCGCCGACGGGATGAACAAACTGTGCTACGTTGTGGGGGCGCCGGTGCCGCTCATTATTGTCAATGAAGTCTTTGCGCGCTCCGCCGTGTACAATGGCGCCAAGGACGCCGACACGCAGTTCGACCGGGATTACGGGGTTAAACACAAGAGGACGAGCACAAACCCCAGATATTACATGAAAAACGTGGGTACGAGCACTGACCCCCAGGAGGGACTTTATTGGTGCCCCCCAAAAATAATGGTAGATGCCAGCACTTCCACCGACCCAATGGACTGA
- the ndc80 gene encoding kinetochore protein NDC80 homolog isoform X1: protein MRRSSVTNRQSLLPLRVQDANRMGLTTPQSKDRQGFGKLSMSKPHSGTSERKTSFFGKRMSNGTARTSQYGAFGGTEKIKDPRPLHDKAFIQQCIRQLCEFLNENGYSQTLTVKSLQGPSTKDFLKIFAFIYTFICPNYENPESKFEEEIPRIFKELGYPFALSKSSMYTVGAPHTWPQIVAALVWLIDCVKLCCVLRSENPVFEEPQMGEQSENGIDFNQLFLDYTVRCYDQFMEGRDTFEEYDADMCIRLKEAYHVDESNLEALQQESRRLLEEIERLEKEKENEPDRLASMRKLKVSLQADIQKYQNYLTEIESHSTLLEQRVSSVSEDLEATELESRAVQQENLRLKNILDNQKYSVADIERIKYEENELQQTIAKLTKDLDEDKQQLWSEELKYAKMKESVETQLSEFHKIGRKVRLIPPTAEYANGYDFQIQCNLDSEQSSLIHYRNKINVPLVEILSQSEGQIAGATNKKMGVEDMVEQLNTLIGEKKNEVKVQKDEAQKLEETYQQKVEEAEEDEKRWISEIESLEKHRQLLESGVNKSLDEALKDLQKEQQELQLVEHQTEEEMRQVENKLVRVVHAVANHVAVIEKHLEEKRLKVEREYEEFMKEDLLLDLRELLDKYKEKARVLDSPPY, encoded by the exons ATGAGGAGAAGCTCCGTCACCAACAGGCAGTCCCTTCTGCCCCTACGGGTACAGGATGCCAACCGCATGGGTCTAACAACACCACAGAG CAAAGACAGACAGGGCTTCGGGAAGCTCAGCATGAGCAAGCCGCACTCGGGCACGTCTGAGAGGAAGACCAGCTTCTTCGGGAAGAG AATGAGCAATGGTACAGCCCGGACAAGCCAATATGGGGCCTTTGGTGGCACCGAGAAAATAAAGGACCCCAGGCCCCTGCACGACAAGGCGTTTATACAGCAGTGCATACGGCAGCTCTGCGAG TTCCTGAATGAGAACGGCTACTCCCAGACTCTGACAGTCAAGTCCCTGCAGGGCCCGTCTACCAAGGATTTCCTCAAGATCTTCGCCTTCATCTACACATTTATATGTCCCAATTATGAGAACCCGGAGTCCAAGTTTGAAGAGGAGATTCCCAGGATATTTAAGGAACTCGG GTATCCCTTTGCTTTGTCGAAAAGCTCCATGTACACAGTTGGTGCACCCCACACTTGGCCCCAGATTGTGGCTGCTCTCGTCTGGTTAATAGACTGCGTCAAG CTGTGCTGCGTGCTGAGGAGTGAGAATCCTGTGTTTGAAGAGCCTCAGATGGGCGAGCAAAGCGAGAATGGAATTGACTTCAATCAG CTGTTCCTGGACTACACAGTGCGCTGCTACGATCAGTTTATGGAGGGGCGAGACACGTTTGAGGAGTACGATGCAGACATGTGCATCAGGCTCA AGGAAGCCTATCACGTGGATGAGTCCAACCTGGAAGCCCTGCAACAGGAATCCAGGAGACTGCTGGAGGAAATAGAGCGCCtggaaaaggaaaaagagaatGAGCCT GACCGGCTGGCCTCCATGAGAAAGCTCAAGGTTTCCCTACAAGCCGATATCCAGAAATACCAGAACTACCTGACTGAGATAGAGTCCCATTCCACCCTGCTGGAGCAGCGCGTGAGCAGCGTTAGTGAGGACCTGGAAGCCACAG AGCTGGAGAGCAGAGCCGTGCAACAGGAGAACCTGCGCCTGAAGAACATCCTGGACAACCAGAAGTACTCGGTGGCCGATATCGAGAGGATCAAATACGAGGAAAACGAGCTGCAGCAAACCATCGCCAAACTGACCAAGGACCTCGACGAGGACAAACAGCAGCTCTGGAGCGAGGAACTGAAATACGCCAAGATGAAGGAGTCG GTGGAGACACAACTGTCGGAATTCCACAAGATCGGCCGGAAAGTGCGTCTGATCCCTCCGACAGCCGAATACGCCAACGGCTACGACTTCCAGATCCAGTGCAACCTGGACAGTGAGCAGAGCAGCCTAATCCACTACCGGAACAAGATCAAT GTGCCGCTTGTGGAAATCCTGTCGCAGTCGGAGGGACAGATTGCCGGCGCTACCAATAAGAAGATGGGGGTCGAGGACATGGTAGAACAG CTGAACACTCTGATAGGAGAGAAGAAGAATGAGGTGAAGGTTCAAAAAGACGAAGCTCAGAAGTTGGAGGAAACTTATCAGCAGAAAGTGGAG GAAGCGGAGGAGGATGAGAAAAGATGGATCTCTGAGATCGAGTCCCTGGAGAAACACAGGCAACTGCTTGAGTCCGGGGTCAACAAAAGCCTGGATGAAGCCTTAAAGGATCTTCAGAAAGAGCAGCAGGA GCTGCAGCTGGTGGAGCATCAGACTGAAGAAGAGATGAGACAAGTAGAGAACAAGTTGGTCCGTGTGGTTCATGCAGTGGCCAACCATGTTGCAGTCATAGAG AAACACCTGGAGGAGAAGCGGCTGAAGGTGGAGCGCGAGTACGAGGAGTTCATGAAGGAGGACCTGCTGCTGGACCTGCGGGAGCTGCTGGACAAATACAAGGAGAAGGCGCGGGTGTTGGACTCCCCCCCGTACTGA